The sequence CTCAGCGTCCAGTGACCTTGCAAGATGTTGATTGGCTTTTTCAGAGATGAGGAGGGATTGCTGCTGCAAAACTGAGCCTTGCATGGGAGTGTCATGGAGGAAAACGAGGAGAACATGAGCTGCCTAggtaatatatacatatatatataataaaaatggcacaacaggcaaaaggaaaaggaaaaagcatACTCAGTTCTTAGACGAACTGGTATAAAAACAGCCCAAGGCAATAAAACATTTTGGGTCTTTCAGTTGAGTGGATGGAATGAGTCGTTGCTTCCCATATCTATCTACCATGGGAGCAACCACAAGGATCATCATAATGGAGTGAATTAACAAGGACACACTGTGCCTGTCTCTCCCCTGACacaggtcatcatacagggtgacaaAAGCAGGAAAACCAGTTTCgtccaagagcacctggatctaGTCAAAGATATATATCGTATTTTCCTCAAATTCATTTTGTCCTTAAGGcaacatacattttttttaaaaaaaattaagtactgCACTGACGTAGTCGTGATACAATTAAAATTTAGTTACCATGTTTTTCTGTGAAAAAGACGGTGCTTTTTAAGGGGGGTTTTCTTATACACAGATATTCAAGAGGGGGGACACATGATTGGTGGCAGTcgcaagcaggagattgtcagcagCAATTAGGcatgtgattggtggctgcagcaaggcctCCTGGCGATTGGCTGGTGCAGCAATTTGGTGGGCGATTAGTGGCTGCTGGCTGTGAGCTTGCTTGGGATTGGTGGCTTTGGAGAGGCGTGCAATTGGCAGTGGCGGTCAGGCGGATGAGCGATTGTCGGGAATCCTCCTCACCCAAAATAgcttaacaactctgggcaatctctccccccccccacttacttTATTTGTGGTCCctaaaaataggggttgtctaatgcacagaaaaatatggtatctccCTGCGTAACGCTAAATATCTAATGATTAACCGTTCATTTAACATATATATCAGATTTTAAGTCAGCAAGAAACTGGCCAAAAGGTTGGGTAAGTGCAGTTTTTcgagagctcaccatgaacacctcccttgttctcttagaatggcaacggcACCCAtctgaaaggtgctggaactgaattctGGCTGGAAAATAGCCAATACATTAGTGCATGGGAGCTCCGCTCCTCCTTAAAATAAGATTTTTATACTTCACAGTTCTTTTGGCTGTAGCTCTTAAAGGCCCCCTCTTAAAGGTTCAGAGAACTGGGGGTTGGGCAAGTCAGGTGATTCCAGCCCCTTGCATACACACACCCTTTCTTATCTTTGTGCAGCATTGAGTTCCATAGATGAACGACACAAATATTCATTGTTTCCAAAGTTCACGTTCTCATTTTCCTGTTTACCATTTGTCCCAGGAAATGGCATCGGGGAAAATAACATTTGTAGTTCTTCTGGGAAGTGTTTCACTGGGAAACTTGATCTTGTCAAACACCAGAGAGTCCATCATGGACACAAGCCGCACAAATGCCTGCAATGTGAGAAACAGTTTGCTCTACGGTGTCAACTAGTGAGACACAAGAGGATCCACAAGGGAGAGAAGGAATACGAATGCCCTGAGTGCAAGAAGACGTTTACCTGCTCAGAAAACCTTATGATCCACCAGAGAGTCCACACGGAGGAGAAACCTTATGAATGCAGGGAGTGTGGCAAatactttccccaaaaatatAACCTTGTGATCCACCAGAGATCCCACAATGGAGAGAAACCTTATGGGTGTGGTGAGTGTGGCAAATGTTTTTCTCAAAAAGCTTACCTTGTGATCCACCAGAGAtcccacactggggagaaaccttaCGGATGTGAGGAGTGTGGCAAACGTTTTTCTTTAAAAGCTCTCCTTGTGATCCACCAGAGATCCCACACTGGAGAGAAACCTTACGAGTGCATCGAGTGTGGGAAATGGTTTGCTAAACCATCTACTTTCAGGCTCCACCAGAAAGACCACACTGGAGAGAAACCTTACAAGTGCATAGAGTGTGGCAAATGTTTTTCTCGTAAAGTTCACCTTGTGAGGCATCAGAGATCCCACACTGGAGAGAAACCTTATGAGTGTACCGTGTGTGGAAAATGGTTTGCCGAACAATATCCTCTCAGGCGCCACCAGAAagtccacactggggagaaaccttatGAATGCACAGAGTGTGGCAAATGTTTTTCTCAAAACACTAACCTCGTGTCTCACCACCGGAGAGTCCACATGGGAGAAAAACCTTACaaatgtatggactgtggaaaGGGCTTTGCTGAAAAAGGTGATTTGA comes from Podarcis raffonei isolate rPodRaf1 chromosome 2, rPodRaf1.pri, whole genome shotgun sequence and encodes:
- the LOC128409389 gene encoding zinc finger protein 260-like, translating into MEENEENMSCLGNGIGENNICSSSGKCFTGKLDLVKHQRVHHGHKPHKCLQCEKQFALRCQLVRHKRIHKGEKEYECPECKKTFTCSENLMIHQRVHTEEKPYECRECGKYFPQKYNLVIHQRSHNGEKPYGCGECGKCFSQKAYLVIHQRSHTGEKPYGCEECGKRFSLKALLVIHQRSHTGEKPYECIECGKWFAKPSTFRLHQKDHTGEKPYKCIECGKCFSRKVHLVRHQRSHTGEKPYECTVCGKWFAEQYPLRRHQKVHTGEKPYECTECGKCFSQNTNLVSHHRRVHMGEKPYKCMDCGKGFAEKGDLMNHQRVHTREKPYKCMECGKSYAFHSAALLHNKIHTGEKPYKCTACGKWFANQSSLRQHQKFHTGEKPYECMDCGKCFVANSTLVIHQRVHTGEKPYKCTECGKCFQRDSHLVKHRIIHTEERNHKCPECGKCFPDKSTLVVHQRAHMGEKPYKCTACGKCFTYSASYRKHQIIHTGKKCENTVS